The genomic region GCCTTCTGCCAGAAGTTCATTTTCTGGCGAAACCAAAACACAACCCACCAACGGATTTGGGCTTACCGCACCTGCACCACGCATGGCCAAGTCGAGACACCGCTGCATCCATTGTTCATGAACATCCCTCACCAACGTCCTCCTTGTTTTTTCTTTCACATTGTGGATAACTTATGGACAACCATCTCGCGATGCCACGACGTGCGGTATATGCCAAGGCGCCCATTTTCAGCTCATCCCAAATTTGGCGCGAGCCACCGACGCATATCATCAAGGGAAAATCCCTTACGCTGGGCGTAGTCGGTGAGTTGGTCTTCCCCGATTTCGCCTAAGTTGAAATAGTCGGCAGCAGGATGAGCAAAGTACAAACCACAAACGGAGGCGGCAGGAACCATTGCCAAGTTTTCGGTCAAAGAAACGCCAATGGCTTTTTCGGCGTTGAGCGCCTCGAAAAGGGTGATTTTCTCGGTATGATCGGGCTGGGCAGGGTAGCCGGGGGCAGGGCGAATACCCCTGTATTGCTCGCGGATAATGGCTTCGGGCGCAAGGTCTTCTTCAGGTGCATAGCCCCAATACGTGCGGCGAACATCGGCATGGAGCCATTCGGCGGCGGCTTCCGCCAAACGGTCGGCTAAGGCTTTGGTCATAATGGCGTGATAATCGTCGTGGTCGGCTTCGTAACCTGCGGAGACTTGTTCTGCCCCATGCACTGTAACGGCAAATGCGCCCATATAATCCTGCCGATTGGCCGATTTCGGCGCGATAAAGTCCGCTAATGCCCGATTCGCTTTGCCGGAACCTTTCTGGGTTTGCTGGCGCAAGGTATGGAAGCGGCGCGTTTTGCCTTCTTCCACCGCGACCTCAAGGTCATCCCCCACCGAAACAGCAGGATATAACCCAAAAACGGCATGGACTTGTAAGGCATCGGTTTGAATCAAGTGGTTTAAAAGTGCATTTGCGTCTTCAAAAAGTTTACGGGCTTCTGCGCCGCGTTCGGGATGATCCAGAATTTGTGGGTATTTGCCCTTCATTTCCCATGCAATGAAAAACGGTGTCCAATCTATCCATTCGCGGAGGATTTGGAGTGGAATATTTTCAAAGACTTGTCGGCCTAATTCATTTGGACGGGTGATGGGCTGTGTTGTCCAATCGGTTTCTAAGGCATTTTGGCGGGCTATGGTTAGCGGCAAAACCGTCGGGCGGTTTGTTCTTTGGGCAAAACGTTCGCGTTCGGCGGCATAATCCGCACGAACTTCGGCGACAAAGGCGGCTTGTTGCTTGGCATCTATCAGCCGAGAAACAACGGGGACGGACTTCGAGGCATCCAACACATGCAGTACAGGGGCGCTGTAATGGGGTTCGATTTTAACAGCCGTATGGATTTTAGAAGTGGTTGCGCCGCCAATCAGCAATGGGGTTTTCATACCAAGCCGCTCCATTTCCTTCGCCACATGCACCATTTCATCCAAAGAAGGGGTAATCAGCCCTGAAAGACCGATTACATCCACGTTTTGGGTTTTAGCCACTTCCAGAATTTTATTGGCGGGAACCATTACCCCTAAATCAATAACTTCGTAATTGTTGCAAGCCAAAACCACACCAACAATGTTTTTGCCAATATCATGCACATCACCTTTCACTGTAGCCAACAAGATTTTGGCTTGTGGTGCAGCATCGGCGGATTTACGGGCTTGGATAAATGGCTCTAAGTAAGCAACCGACTTCTTCATGACCCGTGCAGACTTCACCACTTGTGGGAGGAACATTTTCCCTGCGCCAAATAAATCTCCTACAACGCCCATGCCATCCATCAAAGGACCTTCGATGACCTTCAGCGCATCCCCTCCAAAACTTAGCCGCGCTTCTTCGGTGTCTGCGTCTATGTATTCCACCACGCCTTTCACTAAAGCATGTTTAAGCCGTTCAGTGACGGGCAAACTACGCCATACCTCGTCTTTGGTCTCCGTTTTGGTTCCAGATGTTTGCGCTTTGAGGGTTTCGGCAAAGGCCACAAGCCGCTCGGTGGCTTCGGGGTCGCGGTCAAAAAGTACCTCCTCAATTCTTTCGAGCAAGTCTTTCGGAATTTCGTCATAAATGGCAAGTTGCCCCGCGTTTACGATGCCCATGTCCATTCCTGCACCAATGGCATGGTATAAAAATGCGGCATGAATGGCCTCCCGCACCGGATCATTCCCCCGAAAGGAGAATGAAATATTCGATACGCCACCACTTACTTTGGCAGAAGGCAGGTTTTGTTTAATCCAGCGGGTGGCCTCGATAAAGGCACGTCCATACTGGTTATGGGTTTCAATGCCTGTTGCAATGGCAAAAATATTTGGATCAAAAATAATGTCTTGTGGCAGGAAGCCCACTTCTTCCGTCAAAATCCGATAAGCACGTTCGCAAATCTCAATTTTTCGTTCAAACGTATCGGCTTGTCCTGTTTCGTCAAAAGCCATAACAATGACCGCCGCACCATAAGCACGGCAAAGTTGGGCTTGGGCTTTAAATGCCGCTACACCCTCCTTCATTGAGATAGAATTCACCACAGACTTGCCTTGTACGCATTTTAAGCCAGCTTCTAAGACCGACCACTTGGAAGAATCGAGCATAATGGGGACGCGCGAAATATCAGGTTCGGCGGCAATAAGGTTCAGGAACTTCACCATCGCCGCCTCCGAGTCCAACATGCCCTCATCCATATTAATATCAATGATTTGCGCCCCATTTTCCACCTGCTGACGGGCAATACTCAAGGCTTCTTCATAATTCCCTTCTTTAATCAAACGCGCAAACTTCCGCGAGCCAGTCACATTAGTCCGTTCTCCGATATTGATAAAATTCGAATCTGGACGTTGTACCAGAGGTTCCAAACCTGAAAGCCGTAAATAGGCGGGCACTTGAGGTAAACGACGGGGCGAAATACCTGCAACCGCTTGGGCAATAGCGGCAATGTGTTCGGGCGTTGTCCCACAACAACCCCCTACGAGGTTAAATAAACCTTCGCGGGCATACTCCGCCATGATGTCTGCCATAAATTCGGGCGAGTGGTCGTATTCCCCAAACGCATTCGGTAGCCCTGCATTGGCATACAAACTCACATATTGCGCACAAACGGGAGCCAACTCCTCCAAATACGGACGCATGGACTCTGCTCCTAAAGCACAGTTAAAACCAACCGAGAGAAGGTTAGGCGCGTGCATCAGGCTATAATAAAATGCTTCTGGTACTTGCCCCGATAGTGTCCGACCGTTTTGATCCACAATCGTGCCCGAAATCATGACGGGGATTTGCTGCTGGGTTTCGTCAATATATTTTTGAATGGCAAAGATGGCCGCTTTGGCATTCGCTGTGTCAAAAATCGTTTCAACCAATAAAAGGTCTGCGCCACCATCCACCAATCCCCGAATTTGTTCATGATAGACCGCCACCAATTCATCAAAAGTCACCGAACGGAAACCCGGATCGTTCACATCGGGCGAGATTGAGAGGGACTTACTTGTGGGGCCAATCGAGCCGGCTACAAAGCGGGGTTTTTCGGGGGTCGAGAAGGCATCTGCTGCTTTTCGGGCGATTTGCGCCGCCGCCACATTGAGTTCATAGGCAAT from Rhodothermia bacterium harbors:
- the metH gene encoding methionine synthase produces the protein MTSLQQLQHLLQERILIIDGATGTMFQKYHKTGRFVLDETAFRGDRFKDHPKDLKGNNDLLCLSYPEVVEAVHHAFLAAGADIIETNTFSSTALAQEDYGLSHIAYELNVAAAQIARKAADAFSTPEKPRFVAGSIGPTSKSLSISPDVNDPGFRSVTFDELVAVYHEQIRGLVDGGADLLLVETIFDTANAKAAIFAIQKYIDETQQQIPVMISGTIVDQNGRTLSGQVPEAFYYSLMHAPNLLSVGFNCALGAESMRPYLEELAPVCAQYVSLYANAGLPNAFGEYDHSPEFMADIMAEYAREGLFNLVGGCCGTTPEHIAAIAQAVAGISPRRLPQVPAYLRLSGLEPLVQRPDSNFINIGERTNVTGSRKFARLIKEGNYEEALSIARQQVENGAQIIDINMDEGMLDSEAAMVKFLNLIAAEPDISRVPIMLDSSKWSVLEAGLKCVQGKSVVNSISMKEGVAAFKAQAQLCRAYGAAVIVMAFDETGQADTFERKIEICERAYRILTEEVGFLPQDIIFDPNIFAIATGIETHNQYGRAFIEATRWIKQNLPSAKVSGGVSNISFSFRGNDPVREAIHAAFLYHAIGAGMDMGIVNAGQLAIYDEIPKDLLERIEEVLFDRDPEATERLVAFAETLKAQTSGTKTETKDEVWRSLPVTERLKHALVKGVVEYIDADTEEARLSFGGDALKVIEGPLMDGMGVVGDLFGAGKMFLPQVVKSARVMKKSVAYLEPFIQARKSADAAPQAKILLATVKGDVHDIGKNIVGVVLACNNYEVIDLGVMVPANKILEVAKTQNVDVIGLSGLITPSLDEMVHVAKEMERLGMKTPLLIGGATTSKIHTAVKIEPHYSAPVLHVLDASKSVPVVSRLIDAKQQAAFVAEVRADYAAERERFAQRTNRPTVLPLTIARQNALETDWTTQPITRPNELGRQVFENIPLQILREWIDWTPFFIAWEMKGKYPQILDHPERGAEARKLFEDANALLNHLIQTDALQVHAVFGLYPAVSVGDDLEVAVEEGKTRRFHTLRQQTQKGSGKANRALADFIAPKSANRQDYMGAFAVTVHGAEQVSAGYEADHDDYHAIMTKALADRLAEAAAEWLHADVRRTYWGYAPEEDLAPEAIIREQYRGIRPAPGYPAQPDHTEKITLFEALNAEKAIGVSLTENLAMVPAASVCGLYFAHPAADYFNLGEIGEDQLTDYAQRKGFSLDDMRRWLAPNLG